The nucleotide window CATTGACAGGGTGATATAATATATTAATTGTATACAGCAATGTCTAGGATGAGTCCGTGTATTCATGTGTGGTGGCGTCTGATGAATTTCTATCACCGTGCGCTCCGTCCTGGCCAGCGCCCCGCCTCCGTGTCGACTGCATCAAGGACAGGAAGCGGATTGAGTGCTTTATTGTTGAGATGACATGAAAGAGGCAATTTCCTGATCGTCGGATGGAATGAACCTCACCTCCGCCCGATCTAAACACTGAACGCCCGTCTCTCCGCCCTCGGCCGACTTTCCTTCGCCTCCACTTGTCGCCTGTGCCTGCTTCCGCTCCGACCGATGCCGAATTGCTTGCCCGTGCGCGGGACGGGCAGTCCAGGGCGTTTCGGCGGCTGGTGGAGCGGTACGAGGATCGGGTGGCGGCGACGGTGATCGGGATGCTGGGGCCGGGAGCGGAGGCCGACGACGTGGGACAGGAGACGTTCATCCGGTTCTATGAGGCGCTGGATCAGTACCGCGGCGACGCAGAGCTCGGCACGTACCTGACGCGCATCGCGATCAATCAGTCACTGAAGGCGCTGGACAAACGGAAGCGGTGGTACGATCGCTTCTGGAGTCGTGATGAGAACCCGGATGCGGCGCTCACCCGCGAACCACCGGTGGATGGTGACGAGGAAATCGATGAACGGGACCGTACGGAGCTCGTGCACCGGGCGCTCGACCACCTGTCGGACGACCACCGCGCCGTCGTCGTGCTCCGACTGCTCGACGGCTACTCGACGCGCGAGACGGCGGAGATCCTCGACGTTCCGGAGGGAACGGTGATGTCGCGTCTGTACCGGGCCACGTCCGCCCTCGAAACCCTGCTGAGCCCCTACCTTTCCGCTGACGACCTGCCCTCCCGATGAACGCTTCCGACCCGAACATGGACACCCGCCTCCTCTGCTACCTGACGGGCGACCTTTCCGCCGAAGAGACAGACCGCCTGGAGACCCGCCTCGCCAACGACCCGGAACTGCGCGCTCGGCTCGACCGACTCCGCGCGCTGAAGCACACGATGCAGTCGCCCCAGCGCCGTTTTGACAGCGGGTTCGCCGGTCGCGTCATGGATCGCCTGCGAGAGGCCGACCCTGTCCCCGCATTCGACCGCGCGCTGCAGACGATTTTCCTCCGCCTTGCCGTCGTGGTCCTGCTGATGATTGGCGGGATCGGGAGCTACAATGTGGCGACAAACGACGACGCGTCGGCCTCGGCGGTGGAGG belongs to Longibacter salinarum and includes:
- a CDS encoding RNA polymerase sigma factor, with the protein product MPASAPTDAELLARARDGQSRAFRRLVERYEDRVAATVIGMLGPGAEADDVGQETFIRFYEALDQYRGDAELGTYLTRIAINQSLKALDKRKRWYDRFWSRDENPDAALTREPPVDGDEEIDERDRTELVHRALDHLSDDHRAVVVLRLLDGYSTRETAEILDVPEGTVMSRLYRATSALETLLSPYLSADDLPSR
- a CDS encoding anti-sigma factor family protein, giving the protein MNASDPNMDTRLLCYLTGDLSAEETDRLETRLANDPELRARLDRLRALKHTMQSPQRRFDSGFAGRVMDRLREADPVPAFDRALQTIFLRLAVVVLLMIGGIGSYNVATNDDASASAVEAALGLPDVTLTAAAHDTLVPADE